ttaaatgtGTCATTAGGGTACAATGCTGTGTGCTGTTAAGAGGCCCAACAGGAGGACAAAGGGAAGCAGTTTATGAAAATCAGAAAAGACTTCTCAAAGCACAACAGAGATATACAGGTAGAAAGAGGATAAAGGCAGAGGGAATAGCATTTATAAAGGTACATATTCATTAATGGATAAATTAACTTATTCATCACATCTGTATTGAGTGACTGTGTACTTGAAACTTGGGATgtatcagtgaacaaaatagatttttaaaaatttctgtccttttggggtttgcatttattttagaCAGGTAAATCAATAAACATAACAAACCAGTAAATCATGTGGAATGTTAGAAGTTGAAATTTTTGGAAAAAGGCAGGGCAGGAGAGGGGTATTTGGAGGGAGGTTTCTGGCAATTGTAATTAGGATGTTTGGGGAAGCTCACACTGAAAATACTGAGGCGAGGAAGCCAGCCCTGGGAATACCTTGAGGGAGAGCATTTCAAGCTAAGTAATCAGTAGTGCTAAGGCAGGAGTTGCCTGGTGTGTGTAAAGAAGTGCAAGGGGGCCAGTGGAGCAGCATGAGAAAGAAGGTGGAGGGAGGTGAAAGCCAGATCTTGTTGGGCCTTGTAGCCTACTGTAAGCCTACTCAGATTTAGCTTTGAATCTGAGCAAGGAAGGAACCACTGAAGTgttctgagcagaggagtgacataATCTGACTTACCTTTTGATAAGATCACTTTGCCTGAAGTAAAGAATGGACCACTGACAGGAATCTTGGAAGTGGGAGGCCATGTATAAGGGCATTTCAGCAGTCCCCGTGAGAGGACAGCACTTTGGTGTTAGCCGTGGAGGTTGTAAGAGATAGacatattttgaaggtagaaccAATAGGACTTCTTGAAGGATTGATGTGGAACATCAAAGACAGGAATCAGGGATGACTCCAAAGGTCTTTAGCCTTGGCAACCTGAAGGACAGAGCTGCCATCAGCTAAGAGGGAGAAAACTGTGGAGCTGGTTTGGGGTGGGAATGGGGAAGAAAATCCAGAGTTCAGTTTGGATATATTGAGTGTCTATTAAACACCCAAGTGGAGGTGGAGAGGCATATAAGCCTAGAGTTCAGAGGAGAGGTATAGGCTAGAGCTATAAATTGGAGAATTGTCAGTTAGTATGTGTCAAACCCTAAGCCTAGATGAGATCTCCCTTTAAGGGAAGTTTTTAATGGAATGatggcagggaggggtgggcgTGTACAGGGAGAACTGAGCCTGATGTTTGGAATAGTTCAAAGGAAAGGAGACCAGAAAAGGAACTGGAGAAGTGAGCAAAAAGCAAGGAAGGAGGAAGGCCAAAGGAAAGCTCTGGAAGTCTATCAGAGAGTGCATCAAGCAGGAGGAAATAGCTGAGGCCAATTTTACTGAAAGATCAAATGAAGTGAGGATTGAGAAGTGACCCATTTAATGTGTCAGAGCTGTTTCAGTGGAGGGGTAGGAGTAAGTGCTGGATTGGAATGGGTTGAAGGGAGAAAAGGATTTGGAGATATTGAATACTGGTAACTTTTGAGGTGTTTTGCTGCAAAGAGGGgctaattttgtaaaaaaaaaaaagggggggtagataatacatatatacactcttaGGAACAACAGAATAGGGGGAGAAACTAATGATGTAGGAAAAGGGCAGAAATGATAGCAGCATAGACCTTGAATAGAGGGACTGGCTTTAAAAAGGAGCATGATCTAGGCAAGGTAGAGAATACTTATGAGTGCAGATAGCAGTATGTGAGATGATGCTGTGGGAGCCAATGGAAGTTCTCcaattgttttggttttcttagtGAAGTAGCAAGCCAGGTCATCAGCTGACACAAATCGTAGCCCAGAGAAACAGTGTGGTTGTCAGGTAGCACTCACAAATCGTAGCCCAGAGAAACAGTGTGGTTGTCAGGTAGCACTAAGTGCCTTCTTAAGGTTTTGATCATGAATATAGTGAGGCTAGCTACCTTGGATGTTTCCTCCAGCTGCACTCAACTACATGGGTGCAAGTACAGACTAAGACTAAGCGGATTTGGCCAAGGATGTGGTTTTGGCAAATGAATACAGCAAAATGAGAGGCAAGGCAATTCAGGGTTTAAGACAGAGATCCTGAAAAGACTATGGAATATAAATAAACTGggtaaggaaggaaaagaggacatCAGGTGTGAGGGAGGTGTCAATTTATTGATGGTCATGGTGACTCCAAATTAATAGTTGGGCTATTAGAGGGAATGGGCTGGAAAGGTAAGTAACAGGTGATCAGAGAAAGGGATGTGTGAAACTGGAACTATGGAGTGGTTGAATTTCTTGGTAATGGCAGGAATGAGTGCCCAAGGCAGGTGAAGACACAACTGTTGGACTTTTTAAGGGAACTGAGGATAGTTTGTTGGAAGTATCAGTTACGTCAAACTTTAGCATGCATCAGAAATTAGAGAGAGCCATTTGAAACAGATTGCCAGATCCCACAGCTAGGTTCTAGGTAGGGTCtgagaattttaaatttctatgtttcctttctctgcaaaCTACTGATCCGTGTGTATGTTGAAATTACCCAGAATTAAGACAGAAATAGTCTTGTAGAGTGACATACagtcaggagaaaaaaattaccAAGAAATATAGAGCAGCCTGGTGAGTGGTAGAAAACCGTGACAATCAGGGGCAATGGGTACATAATCTGAAAATTAAAGCTTCGAGCCTTATGGGGACTGGTTAGAAACTGTGGCTGAAACCCTGATTGGTAGCAGAATGAGATTAAAGCAAGGCTAAGGCATATTGTCAAGGCTAAAGGCCTGGCATgtattttatcagtgttttaataGTACCAGGGCCTTTCATTTGGCAAGCAGGCCTGGCAAGGGAATCTCTGGTGGAAGTGCTATTGTATTCATCTGAAAAGTGATCATGGTCATACCCAATTATATTTCAGTAGAAATGAAAACCACACTCATTAGGAAATACTAAGTCTCACAAAACTAGGTATCACTTTACATAAGATTAAGTAGCCTGACATCTAATGCGATAAAAAAGCTTAACAGCTCGACAGCAGGGCAAAGGACTGAGGATGTACAATACAGAAACTGTGATTCAACGGAGGAAGTATGTAAGGAGTAAAGGAGGGGCAGAGACTACGTGGGATCACCCCTGGAGCCCAACTGTGGTCCCATTGATTATGGGATCCTAGCCAAATCACCAAGTGTTTCTGATGCTTAGTTTCTGACTTCTTAAGTAGATCTACCATTTATGCCACATGCCTCAGAGGAAACCTGAGGGCTAAATGAGATAGTGCTatacaaatatgaaatattaaaaaggcAAGCTATATTGAGCTATCCTTAGAAATCTGGGAAGCATATATATGTCCTtcagtgggttttcatttcctgtcCTTAACACAGTCCAATCCTTAATGTGGCATAAAGACACTTGATGATCTGGTCCCCACTATCTCTGGTCTCACTTCACTATTCTCCTCTGTAATTGGAATCAGCTGTACTGTGCTCTCAGAACAACCTCAAATGCACCAGATCTCTCATTCACTAGTTTTGCAAGACTGTTTTACCTGCTCAGTATACTTGTTCCATTTTTCTTGGTTCTTACTCTTCTGGTTTACTTTAGATATTAGGTCCTCTGACAGCCTCCCTTTCTTTGGGACTCTGGGTTGAACTCTTCCATTCACACCTTGCACTTTCTTTGTTACAGAACACCACACGTTACCCCAACTGTATGCTTAGAGTAACCAGACCAAGCTCTGTGAAACAGTTAACAGTCTTGTTCATGAATGTTTCGACCATTCAGCATACCTGCATTTAGGAGGTGCACCATAAATATCTGAGGTACACTGAAGTTGCCAACGGCAAAAACCTGACACAAAGAACTTCAGTCAAAGGCAGCCTGAACGGTTCTGTGCTACGAGGCAAGACATTTGGGGTTTAGGAGGTCAAAATCAACAGGCCTGCAGAAATGGCTGCTTCATGGAGTCCACTGCTATTTTAACACAAGAGAATGCTGTACATACACTGTTAGCCAACACACACCAGAGGTATGCCAGATGGCAAAGGAGGAGGAAGTAGCAGTGAAGTgagtagtaaatatttattttgaggaCTTTCTGGTGTGACCATGTGGTCAAAACAAAATCACATTACATATCATGAATCAACTACCCTCTGTAGGTTCTTACTAGTGCCAGAGGACCACATAAtacctttatatttaaaaaaattaactgcaCTACTCACTCACACATGCACTAGAGAAACTCATGAAAATCACCATTATTGTAGTAGGGTTTTCTCAGTCTTCTGCTATGCATATTTTAAGTTACTCAATGCTTTTGAAAAGAGGTAGTTTCAGTTTTGACCACCTGCAGCAAGCTAGGCATTATCTCACAGTTCAGAGTAGCAGTGTCTCCGTGTAGAGTTCTTGCCTATCATGAAGAAAAGCTGTGCCCTTTACTGGCTGAAGCAGCAGCGTTCTGAACCAGCTGGTGAATTTGGGATTGACTGGATAAAGGTTCAATACTGTTAAAGGATTAATACTATACTGTGAGCCATGCTTTTCCAACAGGCAATCATCTTTTGGTTATCAACAGCTGCTATTCCACATTGTGCAGTGGCTGCAAGAGAGTCACCACAGATTCAGAAATGTACCAGTGAGCTATTCATAGATGGTAAGAACCCCAGGAAATGCCAATGAATGATTAACTTATTCCCAATCCTCAATAAAATGGCTCAAGATGACAGACTTATACCAATCACTTACATTTATTTCAGGACATAATATACTATTTAGACCCAAGGACAGTACTAAATCATAACCCTGTTAAATACCTacaggatattttatttttgcaaagatAGGTCCTTAAAAACTGGACAGATTAATaatataacaaatatcaaaacCAGATGAAAAATACATTATTGCTCTCATTCACTCTGTCCTAATGTTAAAGATGTTACAAAGATATACAGATTATCATCATGCTGTTCTTTTGGGAGCCTATATTCAAGCTGACAATAAGGTGTTGTCAAAGGGATCATTCTCTGatttttgcaaagaaaaacagCCCAAATTGTATTCTTAATGCTACATGATTTAACTGTATCATGCTTGGCACATGGTACTATTTCTCCTACTGGAGCAAGTTCTCATTTTCTCAAGGCCTTCCCCCCAGCTTTTCTAGAAATAAAgcttaaatatcatttattttaagctTTCAGAATAAAGTTAACCTCATTTATACAGGTACCAGGTTGGTGTACTCATATATATCTTTTCCAACTGCAGGCTAAGCAAAGGCATGCATTTAGAactgtattaatatattaaagcGAAAGACAAACCGACTTAATATCAAGAGAAATTGTGACCTTCCATGTAGTGTTTGATAGAGAAACACTGATTCTGACACATTgtcttattttattcaaatagcAGTCTGCTCACACATGGTCCAAGAACACTtgaataataaagcaaatataatcACATGTTAAAAACTGGTCTTCAAACATCATAGCCAATGATGCCACGCTTGCCTATGATCTCGCCAACATAAAACCACATCCACACCTCAGTGGCCACCAAACCATTCAGTAGAGCTTCCTGaaaaaagaagtacaaattttaatgtacattttttttcttatatatttaaaactattattttccaGGATTAAGTGACAGAGAATATAAGGTTGCTATTCAAATTAGAGGGCAGTTTTAGTCAAAGTCAAGAATTACTGATGTTAACTTTAACTGCTGAGAACCCTTGAACTTTCAATTATGTAAGGTAAGTAGTCCAGAGCTTATAAATTCTTTCAAAGCATTCTTTGAAGACCTGAACTGACTTAACCCTTTCATTATTAGTTTATGAGACACTTTATGAGCCCTGAAACAACCCACATCCTGGAAACAGCTGCCACATTTAGAAAGGGCATTCATATGAAAGGATGGCTATAGGAAGGCAAGtctctgaacagacatttctgtCTGGCCAAAGAAAATCTGTTGCAAGATGAAgtattctctctttccctttagacatcatttttattcatttattatttggtTTAATTCTTTCCAAGTATTCAGCAGTTACTCAGTTTCACAGATGAGTGTTTTATTGCCCTAAGAGAAAATGTACACAGTTACAGAAAACAGTGTTTCATACAAGCAAAAATATGATCTTGAAACTCAAgttgaaaaacaaaacctttccACAACAAAATTGGGCCTTTTTCTTTTAGCACCTGGAAGTGAATTTTCCCCTTCAAATGAAACCAGAAATACTGGAAATCtcttgaaaaacaaatatattttctagaatGCAGGTTCTAAAGCCAGCAATAATTTATTTAGGCTTTTTGTATCCTGTGCTTAGATCAAGCAAACATAAAATCCCAGTTCCAATtctctcttttttggggggatggtggtggggggagtgtgccaagaggcatatgggatcttagtttcctgatcaggaatCGGACCTGTGCATCCGACACTGGGAGTATGGAGTTTTAACCACCAGtctgccagggaagcctgccaatTCTAATTTTATGGTCTTTAGATTTCATCTCCACTTTTCATATCATATCATATGCTTCTAGGTTTTGGTATTTTTATGTCCCATGAGTGTTAGTTACCTGATTGTGATCTAGTCCAAGAAATCTTTTGGCCAAATTGGGGAAAGTTTTAGGACTACAGACAAAAAAGTACAGAATCAACAAAGCAAGTCATCCTATTTTAATGCACTAACCCcaaataggaaacaaaaaaaagctACCCAGTAAAAAAAACACTTcttcattataaaattattaagaatataaGACATAAAACAGTCCAATTATTTCAACCCAGACGACAAAGTTAGAAAGGTAAATATCTTTCTCTGCAGTCAAAAAAGAGATCATCTCTCATTATGCTGGTCCCAGCCTcactgaaaaatacatatattaatcaaaacaATCAGAGAAATCCCAAGGGAAGACATTTTCTGTATGCACATACGTTTTCATTTAGCCCATAGTTACCTTAACAGTGAGCTGTTTGAAGCTACCGGTTTTAGCACTgttgataatttttttcaagCTCTGAATTGCTGTAGGGATCTC
This genomic window from Bubalus bubalis isolate 160015118507 breed Murrah chromosome 16, NDDB_SH_1, whole genome shotgun sequence contains:
- the ATP5MG gene encoding ATP synthase subunit g, mitochondrial encodes the protein MAQFVRNLAEKAPALVNAAVTYSKPRLATFWYYAKVELVPPTPAEIPTAIQSLKKIINSAKTGSFKQLTVKEALLNGLVATEVWMWFYVGEIIGKRGIIGYDV